GTGATTCCGAAGATCATTCAGGCCGCCGCACAGTCTGGTGTGAACGGTACCGCGCCGTACTCGGGTGATCCTGATTCCGATGCCGCCAAGAGCGCTGGTGCCACCGGTGCCGGCGCGGGTGCTGAGCAGGTGCCGCCGGAGCATGCCGAAGCCCATCGTTTGGCCGAGGAGGGCGATTACGCCGGTGCCGCCGCCGAATACGAGCGCGTGCTCGAATCCGACCCGTCCGATGCACTGGCCGCCCGCGAACGTGCGAAGGCGCTGTTGCTGGCCCGCTCCAGGGCCGCTGATGTACGTGACGTACGTGCCGCTGCCGCCGCAGCGCCGGACGATGTGGAATCGCAGTTGGCCGTGGCTGATATCGACATGATTGGTGGCCAGATTCAAGACGCTTTCGACCGTTTGCTGGACTTTTTGGCCGCCGGGCACAAGGCCGATATCGAGCAGGTTCGCAAGCGTCTGCTCGAATACTTCGCCATCCCCGAACCCACCGACCCGCGTCTGGCCCGCGCCCGCCGTCGCCTAGCCACCCTCATGTACTAAGTGGTTTTGGCTCCCCTCTTTGAGAGGAGCTGTCAGGCGTAGATGACTGAGAGGAGCGCGCGAGCGTACTTGACTGCTTCCCCTAAACCATCCGATTCTTCCCGAAATACTGCTGGAATCTTGGCCCCTCCAGCGCCAGCTCCTCCTCGAAATCGTCCGCCCACTTACAGAACGGACGGTTGGCGAGACCATCGTTATTGAATCGCGCCTGATCGGTGATTTCGGTGATGCAGAATTTCGGAATCGTCAGATTGGTAACCGGCCCGGATCGTTCGGCCTCGGCTACGATGAGCGGCGCGTTCGGCCCGCCGAACACGTCCACGCTCCAGCCGTCTTCCGCAATCCACACGGAATACCGGTTCTTGATGATTACCGAGCCGCCGCGCTTGATGAGTTCGGCGGCGATGCGCGTGTCGATCTCGCGCTCGACCTCGTAGCGCGTGCCACCCACGGACGGACCTTTGACGGTGATATACGCTTCCGAGAACCGGTCGCGGTACTCGTCCAGCACGGCCACCGGATTTACGTCGGGCGTCATGTCGACGTGAACCTTGTGCGAGACCAGCCGCACGCGCAAGGCGTAATTGTCGGCATGCACGTAGTAGCTCTGAATAATGAGGGTCGGGGCGTCGCCGTCGTCGTATTCCGCCGGCAGCTCGCGGCAGAAGAAGCGGCGTTCGTATTCGAAGTCATCTGTAGGTTCCGACATAACCTCATTGTAGAGCCGATGATGGCGATTTTCTCGTTATTTTGGCGACGTATGTGCCTCATGCAGCGTGATGTGGTGTACAGTAAAGAAGTTACTCGGGTTTGTAGCTCAGTGGATAGAGCGTCTGTCTCCGGAACAGAAGGTCGTGGGTTCGATCCCCATCAAGCCCACCAGCATGGCTTTCGGCTAGCCGCCGGAAGCCTTTTGCATATTCGGCGCGTGCTGGTGCTGGTGCTGGTGTCGGCAATGGCAAGGCTGGTGATGCCGGCTCGCTTGGGTTGTGGAAAAACCGCCCGGTTTGGCGAGAAAGGTAGCCGAATCGTCTGGAATAGCAAGGAATAGTCTGTTGATGGCCGTATGCCGGGCATCATGCGCGCTAAACGCGACTTCGCTCAGTAGACTGCTACGTAATCGGCATTGCCAATCGTTGCCGATCGTGCGATTGGTCGTAGCCGGTGGTGATGTGTACCGGCGCCGGCCGCAGCAGGTGGGCGCCCCAAGATGAGAAGGAGCACAATATGAGCGAAAAGATGGAAGCCGTAGCCACTTCCGAGGCGCCGGCCGCGCTGGGCGCATACAGCCAGGCGGTGAAGGCCAATGGCTTCGTGTTCGTATCCGGCCAGCTGGGCATCGATCCGGCCACCGGCGAACTGGCGGGCGAGACCGCTGGAGAGCAGGCCGCGCAGGCGTTGAAGAACATCAAGCACATTCTCGACACTGCCGGCACCGGCATCGAGCATGTGTGCCGTGCCACCATCTACCTGAAGAACGTCGAGGACTTCAAGGAAGTGGACGCACGTTACGCTGAGGCGTTCATCGGCTCCGTCAAGCCCGCCCGCGTGGCCTTTGGCAACAACATGATTCCCAAGGGCGCGCTCGTGGAGATTGACGCCATCGCGGTGGAGTGATTCGAACGTTTCCCCGGCGGCCCGTCTGCGCGCATGGTGTGTGCAGACGGGCCGCCGCGTATTGTGCGACGCATTCCCGGGAATGTCGCGCTAGGCGGGGGTGTGAGGTGTGGTTCCGCGGCACATTCCCGGGAATGTTGCGCTGGAATCGTTGGGCGGTGGTCCGTGCCACAATAGAGACCATGGCATCCAAAGGAAAACCGTCGCCGCGTTCGGCCGTCAGCCCGCTGAGCGACGCCCAGGTCGAGCGTCTGGCCGCCCGTCATACGCTTGTGGACCCGACGCAGTATTACCCGACCGGCCCTCGCACGCCCAATCAGCCGGAGATCGACGCGCAGAACCCCAAGGCCACGAAACGGTTGCTGGCCGGCGTGTCTGGGGTGTTCCGCGCCAGCTGCAAGACCAAGGCCTGGGGCTTGGAACAGGTGCCGGAAACCGGACCGTTCATCACCGCCGCCAGTCATATCACCATGTTTGATGTGTTCGTGCCGATGATGAGCCTGTTCCACATGGGCCGCCGCCCCCGGTACATGGCCAAGGCCGAGATGGCGAAGTGGCCATTGATCGGCAAGTGGTTCCAGTTGGTCGGCATGCAGCCGGTGCAGCGTCATTCGGGCAAGGCCAAGCAGATCGAAGAGACCTCGATTGATATTCTGACGTCCGGCCGCCCGCTGACGGTCTGGCCGGAAGGCACCGTGACCCGCGACCCGAAAAAGTGGGTGATGAGCATTAAGGAGGGCGTGGGATATATCGCCCTTGAATCCTCGCGCAGACTGGGGCATCAGGTGCCGCTGTACCCGGCGGTGACGTGGGGTGCCGCCTCCATCAACCACTGGTGGCCATGGCCGCGCAAAAACGTGGTGATGTGCTATGACCATGCGCTCGATTACTCCGATCTGCTTGCCGACATGGACTCATGGGGTGAAGAACCGCCTGCCGAGGCCGTGAACGAGCTGATGTGGCGCGTGCTCAAACGCATGAACACAGTACTGGAGGAAATTCGTGGCGAACAGTTCCCCGCTGAAGGCTACTGGGACTACCGCAGCATGAGTCGCAAGCCTTGGCCTGAAGCCGGCGGCCCGTTCCCGGCTGAGAAGTAGCCGCACCGGTTCCCGTACGGGGAGCCTAGGCGAGTAGCATGGCACAAGATTGTACCGATGAAGTTGCGCGACAAGCGAAGGTAGGAATTTGATATGGGTAAAAATATAACGGTTCTCGGTGCAGGAGCATGGGGTACCGCTTTCGGCCAAGTGCTGGCGGACGCCGGCAACACGGTGACCATGTGGGCCAAGGAGCAGCGGATTGTCGAGGACATTCGCGATCGCCACCACAACGCCGTGCGCCTGCCGTCCGTCGAAAAGTTGCCGGACAACATGACCGCCACCGGGGATCGCGCCGAAGCCGTCAAGAACGCGGACATCGTGGTTGTGGCCATCGCCGCGCAGTTCGCGCGAGTGGCACTCGTCGAATTCAAGGGACTGATTCCTGATCACGCCATCGTCGTCAGCCTGATGAAGGGCATCGAGCGTGGCACCAACAAGCGTATGGACGAAGTCGTCCGCGAATCCCTTGACCTGCCGGCCGACCGGTTCGCCGCCATTTCCGGACCGAACCTGTCCAAGGAAATCGCCGATCGTCATCCTGCCGCTACCGTGGTGGCTTGTACGAACCTCGATAATGCCACGAAGGTGGCTGAGGCATGTACCACCTCCTATTTCAAGCCGTTCGTGACCACCGACGTCATCGGCCTGGAAATGTGCGGCAGCCTGAAGAACGTGACCGCGCTGGCCGTGGGCATGGCCCGTGGTGCCGGCTATGGTGAGAACACCGCAGCCATGATCGAAACTCGTGGACTGGCCGAACTGACCGCGCTGGGCGCAGCTGCTGGCGCCGATCCCAAGACCTTCTTCGGCTTGGCCGGTGTGGGTGATCTCATCGCCACCTGTGGCTCTCCGCTGTCTCGTAACTATACGTTCGGCGCGAATCTCGGCAAGGGATTGACGGTCGAGGAGGCCACCAAGGTCAGCAACGGTGTGGCCGAAGGCGTGCCCACCACGGATGCGGTGGTGGCTCTTGGCGAGCAGCTTGATGTGCCGACCCCATTGGCGTATCAGATGAGCCGCGTGCTGAACGAAGGCATTTCCTGCTCGGAGATGCTTGCCGGACTGTTCGGGCACGAGGTTACCGGCGAATAACGAGAGAAGCGACGTATACGTGGCGTATACGTTGTACGTGCAAAGTCGTGTGGCGTATACGTCGTTGACGTGCGCGAGTAGACTGGTGTGTGTCTCTTGTGCGCGGCGGTCCGAGCGCGGTTCGGTCCGGTTGGCGGTGCAAAGCATAGGCTTGAAAACGGTTGTAGTTTCAATAAAAGGATGGTTATGGCCAAGAAGCGTGTTGTGGTGCTCTATGGTGGGCGTGCAGACGAGCATTCGATTTCCTGCATCTCCACTGCCGGTGTGCTGGGGGCCATGGACACTGAACGGTTCGAGCCGATTCCGGTCGGCATCACCAAGGACGGCAAGTGGATCATCAACGGCGAAGATCCTCGTGGCTGGAACTTGGACGGCGGCGAGCTGCCGACCGTAAAGATCACCCCGGAATCGCGCCCGGTGATGCTTGACCCCTCTCGCGGCCAGGACGGTTTCTTCATCGGCGAGCCCAGCCACATCAATTCCGCCGATTCCGGCTTCGGCACCAGCTTCGTCAGCATGCCCGACCCGGAAATGCACCATGCGCTGACCTCCCTTGGCCATGTGGACGCGGTACTGCCGGTGCTGCACGGCCCCTATGGCGAGGACGGCACGGTTCAAGGCCTGCTGGAAATGATGGGTGTGCCGTACGTGGGGTGCGGAGTGTTTGCTTCCGCCGCCTGCATGGATAAGCATTACACCAAGGTGGTGCTGGGTGCCGCCGGCATTCCCACCGCGCCGGGTGTGACGGTCGATGCGCGCAACTTCACCGCCGCCGATGTGCTTGCCAAGATCGAGGACGCCGGTCTTACCTATCCGCTGTTCATCAAGCCTTCGCGCGCAGGCTCCAGCTTCGGTGTGACCAAGGTCGAGAAAGCCGATGACCGCGAGACCCAGCAGGATCGTCTGGCCGCCGCCATCGCCACCGCCGGCGAGCACGATTGGAAGGTGCTCGTCGAACAGGGGATTGATGGCCGCGAAATCGAATGTGCCGTGCTGTGTCCGAAGGCCGGTGACGAGCCTGAAGCCAGCTGGCCCGGCGAAATCGTGCTCGATCATCAGAACGACGACCAGTTCTACGATTTCGACTCCAAGTACATGGATGCCTCCGCCAGCCACGTGGAAGTGCCTGCCAATCTGCCAGTCAGCGTGCTTGAGGACGTGCGTGACGTGGCCCGGCGTGCGTTCAAGGCCGTGGATGGTGCCGGCTTGAGCCGTGTGGACACCTTCGTGACGCCTGATGGCACGGTGATGGTCAACGAAATCAACACCATGCCCGGCTTCACGCCGATTTCTATGTATCCCAAGGCTTGGGATGCCACCGGAGTGAGCTACACCGAACTCATCACGCGATTGATTGAGGGTGTGCTGAGGTAGATCGAGGGCGTGCCGCGGTAGGCGCTGCGCGGCGGGCGGATGACGTGGGTCGGCCGGTGGTCGGCCCACGGACGACACGTCGTCCGTTGTCGTTGCCGTGCCCGTTCCCGTCGTTCGTTCATGCCGGGTTTCCCTAAGTTCAGCGGACGGACACCAAATGGCGAACGCAGTTCATCGTCGCGCCACCGTCAGGACAGGTTGGACGCTTAGTTTCTTCTCTTGGATTTGCAGGCCGTGCGGATGCCGCG
The window above is part of the Bifidobacterium longum subsp. infantis ATCC 15697 = JCM 1222 = DSM 20088 genome. Proteins encoded here:
- a CDS encoding tetratricopeptide repeat protein yields the protein MAEQQFNPGVSLAGAVDLEALKHQVKAEPGQAGGAPAAGGYVIDTTENTFQAMVQTSATFPILLLLWVPTDDRLFPMARVLGDAVNALNGQIQLSRIDISSNPSIAQALQVQGAPALFALIAGRPMPLLQGLPGDDELKQLTDEVIPKIIQAAAQSGVNGTAPYSGDPDSDAAKSAGATGAGAGAEQVPPEHAEAHRLAEEGDYAGAAAEYERVLESDPSDALAARERAKALLLARSRAADVRDVRAAAAAAPDDVESQLAVADIDMIGGQIQDAFDRLLDFLAAGHKADIEQVRKRLLEYFAIPEPTDPRLARARRRLATLMY
- a CDS encoding CYTH domain-containing protein; amino-acid sequence: MSEPTDDFEYERRFFCRELPAEYDDGDAPTLIIQSYYVHADNYALRVRLVSHKVHVDMTPDVNPVAVLDEYRDRFSEAYITVKGPSVGGTRYEVEREIDTRIAAELIKRGGSVIIKNRYSVWIAEDGWSVDVFGGPNAPLIVAEAERSGPVTNLTIPKFCITEITDQARFNNDGLANRPFCKWADDFEEELALEGPRFQQYFGKNRMV
- a CDS encoding Rid family detoxifying hydrolase, whose translation is MSEKMEAVATSEAPAALGAYSQAVKANGFVFVSGQLGIDPATGELAGETAGEQAAQALKNIKHILDTAGTGIEHVCRATIYLKNVEDFKEVDARYAEAFIGSVKPARVAFGNNMIPKGALVEIDAIAVE
- a CDS encoding lysophospholipid acyltransferase family protein, yielding MASKGKPSPRSAVSPLSDAQVERLAARHTLVDPTQYYPTGPRTPNQPEIDAQNPKATKRLLAGVSGVFRASCKTKAWGLEQVPETGPFITAASHITMFDVFVPMMSLFHMGRRPRYMAKAEMAKWPLIGKWFQLVGMQPVQRHSGKAKQIEETSIDILTSGRPLTVWPEGTVTRDPKKWVMSIKEGVGYIALESSRRLGHQVPLYPAVTWGAASINHWWPWPRKNVVMCYDHALDYSDLLADMDSWGEEPPAEAVNELMWRVLKRMNTVLEEIRGEQFPAEGYWDYRSMSRKPWPEAGGPFPAEK
- a CDS encoding NAD(P)H-dependent glycerol-3-phosphate dehydrogenase gives rise to the protein MGKNITVLGAGAWGTAFGQVLADAGNTVTMWAKEQRIVEDIRDRHHNAVRLPSVEKLPDNMTATGDRAEAVKNADIVVVAIAAQFARVALVEFKGLIPDHAIVVSLMKGIERGTNKRMDEVVRESLDLPADRFAAISGPNLSKEIADRHPAATVVACTNLDNATKVAEACTTSYFKPFVTTDVIGLEMCGSLKNVTALAVGMARGAGYGENTAAMIETRGLAELTALGAAAGADPKTFFGLAGVGDLIATCGSPLSRNYTFGANLGKGLTVEEATKVSNGVAEGVPTTDAVVALGEQLDVPTPLAYQMSRVLNEGISCSEMLAGLFGHEVTGE
- a CDS encoding D-alanine--D-alanine ligase family protein, giving the protein MAKKRVVVLYGGRADEHSISCISTAGVLGAMDTERFEPIPVGITKDGKWIINGEDPRGWNLDGGELPTVKITPESRPVMLDPSRGQDGFFIGEPSHINSADSGFGTSFVSMPDPEMHHALTSLGHVDAVLPVLHGPYGEDGTVQGLLEMMGVPYVGCGVFASAACMDKHYTKVVLGAAGIPTAPGVTVDARNFTAADVLAKIEDAGLTYPLFIKPSRAGSSFGVTKVEKADDRETQQDRLAAAIATAGEHDWKVLVEQGIDGREIECAVLCPKAGDEPEASWPGEIVLDHQNDDQFYDFDSKYMDASASHVEVPANLPVSVLEDVRDVARRAFKAVDGAGLSRVDTFVTPDGTVMVNEINTMPGFTPISMYPKAWDATGVSYTELITRLIEGVLR